CACACCCCGTTTGTCGGTACCGACTTATTGTCCGATTTGTATTTTGTGGAACGGACGCGACCGCTAAATACGAACCGGTCAAATTGTGCAATATACTGACCGGAAAACCGAAATGTATGCATTGGGGATGCCCACCAATTTTCGACGACTATCTGCCCGATGATTgtgattgaattttatatttgcatTGGATAATACATCGCGCCTGTtacgtatgtatttcaattACGTTAACAAGAGAAGACTGAAATCGTAAAttcgtttttgtttaaaatcaatatttttacgttatatttttaaattaaatatctgtGCTTCACATTtatcattcataaatatatgtaaattttaggtTGAAATAAATCCGATTAAATTTTTTCCTTCAAATTGTGACGACTCGCTTTGTTAACAAAGCGAGTagtctataaaataaattaatacagcAATTTTATCGTTTAAACGATAAAATTGCTATATTTATCTCTTTGTactgttaaaaaaaacatttatgtttatttttctgGAATTATTTGTATAACGCGCCAGTTGACAAGACGTAGTATTTTCCAACTGAtagaaatcattaaaaaaatatcccgcaCCCAGGTTATTTTTATATCCCCTATTTTCCCGACTAATtaacttacataaatacatacatatacatatgtacatgtggtaTAAGGaattaaaacacaaatattttaaaattttaaattaaatttgaaaaaagtagCTTAAATTTTGAcactacatttgaaaaaaagttattttggtCGAATAGACATTTGACCGACGAGCGGATACTAGGACAAACGGATATTAGGCTGACGGACGTTTGGCCGTAATGACATTTGGCCGATTGTGTATCAAAATTActcaaaacatatgtatttttcagaAATCGCCTCGACTTTCATTCGGACAAATTTCCGTCGGCCCAGTGTCCGTTTTACAAATACTTTTACAAATCTGTCGAAAAATATCTATTagtatttaattacaataatttaagGATAGTGAAGAATGATTCGACAAAATTTGGAAAATTGTAAAGGTGTGTCTGCTAACTTGTACTCGTGATAaccggtatacatacatatgtataatgaccTAGTAGGCTGGTTTTTAAGTAGTTACTAGGAAAGTTTGCGTTTTAATTAGAGGACATGAGAAGTCTAATTAAATGAACCACTATaaaatgaattcaaatatgatgtATGAAAATACGATTTTAATTAGCACATTAGTCTATCGCGAAAAcctcaaaaattttaaatgaataaaaagcaCTATTTATACATACCACACAAAACcgttatgtatttttaacatacataatgATCATTTGAATgtgattgaaattaatttcaaaaaatgtatGCAGCGAAGACGATTAGCGGTTTGGTGCGGCTTTTTCGGCGTCGAATTTTCACCGACGGGCGTCGCGACGTTCACAAAGAGGACCGGAAACGACTCAATACctcattataaatttaattaaaaccaaCGCTGCATACCGGAAACTCGATTTATTATAATGCACTTATACGTAGGTATGTTGCCCCGTATTTTCATTGCTGCGGTTTCTTcgagaatatatacataggtacatacatacatatgtatgtatgtacatatttgtgcacatgtacaaaatattcatattttgttgataGTATTGGTTATCCGTATTACGCGAATTAACTACACCGATCTCATAAAATAGACACAACTGAATTTATTTCAACTTTACttgtttcattatatgtattatcaaaaaccactttttcttctactatttatttaatcatttgtgtcgccttgggtcaattcctgtcatggcacatattatgtaataaataaataaatgtatgctcTTTACGAGACAACTTGTATCAAAttcatgcaaataaaaaaataaacaatttaccATCTTGAATGCTTTCAAAAAATTCAATCATATCGTTTGTACACATTTTTAACTTGattatgcaaaatttaatttttttaaagaaaatctcCCTCTTTTTGTTGCAGAATGCCTTACAGCGATACAACGAAAATAAATCCAACGAATCACATAAAGAAATCGGAATCATTACTGCATCATCAAACGAATCGTAGCTATAACGTGAAAGTCGGCATATACGGATGGAGGAAGAGATGTCTCTACTTGCTGATATTAGGACTCATGGTCATGATGATCATCAATTTAGCACTGACTTTGTGGATATTGAAAGTTATGGATTTCAACATGGTAACACACAAAACGAacacaattaaaatcaaaatttaaatttatatcaatctCACAGAAATCTTTAAATTGCACAGGACGGAATGGGTCAACTGAGAATAGTACCTGGAGGATTACAACTGTTGGGGCAGGCCATGGTTTTAGACTCTCTGTATGCATCTACGTTAAGATCGCGAAGAGGTCAACCAATCACTATAGAATCATCCAGAAACTTTTCAATTGTAACCAGAGACGATGACGGCTCACCAATCAACAGGTTATACATAGGTAAGATTGagacttaaatatttaaatacaaacacTCCTAATAACGTAATTAACAATATATTGCTGTTTTTGAATGATTAGGAAACGATAGAATGGACTGTTCGACGAATTCTTTGAGAATAACAGATTCGAGAGGGGTGCTTCTGTTCTCAGCAACTCCAGAAGCTGTTGAAGTAGGGGCTGAATCTTTGAAAGTCACAGGACAAGGCGGTGCAGTGTTTGGAGGTTCCATTCAGACACCTCTAGTTAGAGCCTCATCTGGCAACCAATTAATGTGAGTGCATTGCATTATCCACGCGCCTAATTGAATTGTGAATTCACGATTTTGAGTATGGTTTTGTATTTCAGGTTAGAATCACCAACCAGATCACTGGAAATGAGAGCTGCCCAATCGATAGGGATAGAGTCGAGAGCAGGAGATATAACAGCATCATGTCTAACGAGCTTAAAGCTTCAGTCTGTAGCAGGAGCGGTACGTTAAAAATGTTTTGCATTGTGAAATTGAGTACTATTGTAAATTTGTTGGCTGCAAACTTTACTTGATGGTTGTAAACGTTTCAATTTTCACCGACAGAATGAAGCTTCAATCACAAAAGACTGACGCGGATGACCGTTTGAAATTTTACGTCATTCGAAAACAAGTTCCCTTCCCCCGTCCACTTGAACTGTTCGCGGAATTGATTCGAACGCAATTTAAAAATCGGCGATTTTTCGATTGTTGCCGTTCAAtttgaaactaaaaataaaaataatgaaaatccgGATAAAAATGCAACAATTCATTTTTCTGAACAGCCTTTGCATATCGGAAATTTGTACgataaaagctattttttttattattgttgttaaaattcaACCATGTCATTGAAAACATACTTGTCAAAGCTTTACTCTGCTTTCGCTAGCctcttcatttattttaataacaattaaaaacatcacaaattttgttaaaatgcaaaattaaaTAGTTAATGGTTATACAAAGTTTCATTTTCCATGACATATTCA
This genomic interval from Arctopsyche grandis isolate Sample6627 chromosome 8, ASM5162203v2, whole genome shotgun sequence contains the following:
- the LOC143915839 gene encoding delta-sarcoglycan-like, which produces MPYSDTTKINPTNHIKKSESLLHHQTNRSYNVKVGIYGWRKRCLYLLILGLMVMMIINLALTLWILKVMDFNMDGMGQLRIVPGGLQLLGQAMVLDSLYASTLRSRRGQPITIESSRNFSIVTRDDDGSPINRLYIGNDRMDCSTNSLRITDSRGVLLFSATPEAVEVGAESLKVTGQGGAVFGGSIQTPLVRASSGNQLMLESPTRSLEMRAAQSIGIESRAGDITASCLTSLKLQSVAGAIRLEASSVFMPKLKSALPLPPTTAHSRDPHHHDIYQLCACANGKLFLSSPHGICAAKEDSYICR